The following proteins are co-located in the Gemmatimonadales bacterium genome:
- a CDS encoding DinB family protein has translation LAKVPPEALKWRPAPGKWSVHEVICHCADSETVSSTRIRFLVGADNPTILGYDQDRWATTFDYHSLPLDLSLAQIESVRAWTAALIRRLPESAWSREGTHSESGRYTAARWLELYAEHLEVHARQIGRNVEAWMAARA, from the coding sequence CTGGCGAAGGTCCCGCCGGAAGCGTTGAAGTGGCGCCCCGCGCCGGGCAAGTGGTCGGTGCACGAAGTCATCTGCCACTGCGCGGACAGCGAGACGGTGTCATCCACGCGCATCAGGTTCCTGGTGGGTGCGGACAACCCCACGATCCTCGGCTACGACCAGGACCGCTGGGCGACGACGTTCGACTACCACTCCCTGCCGCTCGACCTGTCCCTGGCGCAGATCGAGTCGGTGCGCGCCTGGACCGCGGCGCTGATAAGGCGCCTGCCAGAGTCGGCCTGGTCGCGCGAGGGGACGCACTCCGAGTCGGGCCGCTACACGGCGGCGCGGTGGCTGGAGCTGTACGCGGAGCACTTGGAGGTGCACGCGCGGCAGATCGGGCGGAACGTGGAAGCGTGGATGGCCGCGCGGGCGTAG